TATGGATAAGTCCGCACTTTGTTGCCAGAAACACTTTTTCTCTTTGTCCCTTGATGCCTTTTCCTACAATTTCTTCTGCGTGGCCATCTCCGTAAACTGGGGCTGTATCTATTAGGGTTATTTCGTTTTCAATGGCTGTTTTTATAATATCCAGACTTTCTTCATCTTTTACATCTCCCCAAAAGTGTTTCCCAAATTGCCACGTTCCTAATCCAAGCTGATTTGTCATAGGTGCGTAAAAACCTCTTTGTTAAACCATAGCTCAAAGTCTTCGTTATCTTTAAAGTTGAAACCAAAAACATTTTTCCAGATAACAGCTGACTCCATGCATAAATACACAAACTGTTTTGGGCGATGTTTTTTAATTTCTGTTAACATTTTTTTGTATGCTTGCTCTCTGCGGAAACGTAAGTATCGGAACTTTTGGTCATCAGAGAGAATAAACTCGTCAATAAACAGCGGGCTTCTTTTTAAGAAAGTAGGCTTTAATCCTTTGGTGAATCTTAGTGTGCCTAAGCTTATCCAACGTATTTTTTCTTTGGGGATAGTAGTGTATATTTTTTGAATAGTTAGTTGGTAGTCTTTCCAGTAATCAGTGTAAAGAATCATGGGGTCGAAATGGAAAGCTACATCATACCCATGGTCTGTTATTTTTTTTGCTGCTTGTAATCTTTCGTCGAGGCTGGGTGATTCGCTTTCTGTTGTGTTTGATATTTTTTCTGAATTGACTGACCAAGCAACAATAATATTTTTAGCTGGCTTAGTTTTTAGTAAGCTTTCTATGTTGGTGGATTTTGTTTTGAACTCTAAGATGATGTTAGGATAATCTCGAAAGAAATTTATTAAATCTGTGGATAATTCGGTAATGTCATCAATGATTAGACTGTCAGTAAATTCGCCAGTCCCAATTCTGTAGAGGCTTCCAGCGTCTATGTTCTTTTCTATTATGTTTTTTTGCATATATTCTGGTATATCTGTAAAAACAGAAAGGGCTTTTGTTTTTAGATAGTCTTGAAGGATACAGTAGGTGCAATTAAAGGTGCAGTTGTGTCCGATATTTAAGATACGATAATTACAGCAGTGATGTTTAGTAGTGCCTGGGCACATGATAATTGGCTGTCCTTTGAGTTTTGTTAACAAAAGAGTGGTGGATTCATCATGTTTTTTCACGATTTCTTTTAATTTTTCATCTTGGAAAACAATTTGTTCAGCCTTTGGGAGCTTATTAATGATTCTTTTTGTTAGTGCTGACTCCAATACTTGTTCGTTAATAAGAATTTTATGAATGGGAGTATTTTGTTGAAAATTTGTCATAGTGGTAACCCCATCGTTATTAAATTTTTTAATTGTTGCAGAAATTCTTTCTTTTCTTTGAGTTTAGCCTCAATGTTTGTTTGTTTGGGTGCAGATTCCAGATAACTAATTTGGTAATCATCACTCTCAAAATTATCGTTATAGATGACTCTAAAAACATGGTTATTATTATGGATAGCATCTAGGAGAGATGATAGTTCTTTACGATAAGCAGTATATTGTGGGTATCGTAATTCGCGTAGATAGGTGATGAATGCTGTGGATATTTGAGTAGTATCTGCTTCAAATTTTTCGAAAAAGAATGGCGTTAAGGAAGCATTAGCAAGCATTAATTCTTGGATTATTTCTTCAGCTTCTTTTTTTTGGTTATGATTAAGACGATACTTTAAGGCAATATTTTCTAGCATGGACTAAATTATAAACTAATAGAGGCGCTTTTGTTAGACATAGATTGTCTCCTCGACTTAATAACCTTTTCTTGATATGAAGATTTAATCTAAATCTGTGCTCAACTGTATTCTTCTTGGTGTTCCT
This genomic window from Candidatus Margulisiibacteriota bacterium contains:
- a CDS encoding DNA photolyase; translated protein: MTNFQQNTPIHKILINEQVLESALTKRIINKLPKAEQIVFQDEKLKEIVKKHDESTTLLLTKLKGQPIIMCPGTTKHHCCNYRILNIGHNCTFNCTYCILQDYLKTKALSVFTDIPEYMQKNIIEKNIDAGSLYRIGTGEFTDSLIIDDITELSTDLINFFRDYPNIILEFKTKSTNIESLLKTKPAKNIIVAWSVNSEKISNTTESESPSLDERLQAAKKITDHGYDVAFHFDPMILYTDYWKDYQLTIQKIYTTIPKEKIRWISLGTLRFTKGLKPTFLKRSPLFIDEFILSDDQKFRYLRFRREQAYKKMLTEIKKHRPKQFVYLCMESAVIWKNVFGFNFKDNEDFELWFNKEVFTHL